In Oncorhynchus masou masou isolate Uvic2021 chromosome 28, UVic_Omas_1.1, whole genome shotgun sequence, the DNA window gcaactcaatcccagaacaacagcaaaggaccttgtgaacatGCTGGAGCAAAcagctacaaaagtatctatatccacagtaaaacgagtcctatatcgacataacctgaaaggccactcagcaaggaagaagctactgctccataACCGTCATGACaaaagccaggctacggtttgcaactccacatggggacaaaaatcatactttttggagaaatgtcctctggtcagatgaaacaaaaatataactgtttggccataatgaccattgttatgtttggaggaaaagggggggggggcttgcaagccgaagaacatcatcccaaccatgaagcacggggtggcagcatcatgttgtgagggtgctttgctgcaggggggactggtgcacttctcaaaatagatggcttcatgagaaggaaaattatgtggatatattgaagcaacatctcaagacatcagtcagttataaagcttgatcgcaaatgggtcttccaaatggacaatgaccccaagcatatttccaaagttgtggcaaaatggcttaaggacaacaaagtcaaggtattggagtggccatcacaagcaaggaggcctacaaacctgactcagttacaccacctctgtcaggaggaatgggccataattcacccaacttattgtgggaagcttgtgtaaggatacctgaaacatttgacctaagttaaacaatttaaaggcaatgctaccaaatactcattaagtgtatgtaaacttctgacccactgggaatgcgatgaaagaaataaaagctgaaataaatccttctctctactattattctgacattgtggtgatcctaactgacataagacagggaatttttactaggattaaatgtcaggaattgtgaaaaactttaaATGtattggctaaggtatatgtaaactgtAGTGCAAAacttatttttgtattttgtatttaccAAATAAGTCATTTTCgacaataatttaaaaaaagaatacAACAACGCCATTTATTACCCTATAGGCTCTCGAACGAACCATGGTGGAGTTAGTGCCTGCTGTCCTGGGATTGGCTCTGGCTCCCTGGGTTGGTCCCAGCCCTCTCTGGGTGAGTTTAGTAGAACCCCCTGGTGGCCACAGACAGGGGGCGGGCCCTCTCTTTGGCGGTCAGCCCCGCCTCCCTGGTTTGTCCCATCCCTCTGTGGCTGTCTCCCCCCTCTTTTCCTGGTGAAGAGAGCAGGGTGGATGTAGTGGCGCTGCATGGGTGTTGTGGTGTACCCCCCTTTCCGGTGGACACCCCCACCCTCTCTGTGGCGGCCCCAGCCCTCTCTGgccatctcccccatctccctggtgcagggagctgccTGGATGTAGTGGCACCCACTTTTGGCCGTGGGTGGGAGTTGGCACCCTTCTCCGGGTGTAGGCCCCTCTTTCCCTGAGTTGGCCCCATCCCTCTCTGGCCCTCTGAGGGAGCGAGTTggatgtactggtaccccctggtGGCCGTGGGTGGTGAGGTAGGCACCCCTCTCTGGGAGTCCAGGTCGAGGAGGCTTCTGAACATcattccccccccctcctccttccctctttcactgtaaggtctacctgttgtattcggcgcatgcgaTTTGATCTTATTTTCGTGGCCAGATTTTGGGCCAGATTTGTTTTGCCTCTTGCTCTCTGCACTCACGCATGTGCATCCGAATTTTACGTCATCTAGATTCTACTGAAAGCTTCCGAAAGCGACGTGGCTCCTCTTAGCTACGTCAGTGCCTAGCTACTTCATCTATTTATTCTCAGAGATATTCGTTTGGACGCGTTGATATAGTAACGTAGCTCGGGTAAGAAACAACATTTTAAAGAATTATTCTAGTTTAGTGGCCAAACTGTTATAATGGTATATACCTACGTCTTCTTTCATTGTGTCGCctgactactgtagctggctagATTGTTTTGCTGGTAAGTAACCAAACAATTTTGAGGCGTTCAGTGCAACGTTGACGTTGAAATTAGAAAGCAATGTCTGTCTTGATTGCTCAACCTAGTGTTTCGTTGTGAAATCTTCTTAGTCTATGGTTGCCATCGACCCCAGTTAATTACCtaatgtagctaactagctagttaacgttagctacagTATCAGGTTTATTCGTGCACCCACACAGAAAATGGACCAAAACCTCAGCTAACACATTATAAGCCAGGCCTAAATGTTTTAAGAATTTATGGACAGACCCGTAACTGAACCCTTTATTATACATAGGAAATTGTGAGGGATGAAGAGATGTGTAGCTAGTGACACTTTGATGGACCTAGCTAACTAACCCTTGTCTGTCGGACTTGTTTGCTCCCCAGACGAACCATCATGGACCAGGTTATGCAGTTCGTTGAGCCCAGTCGGCAGTTCGTCAAGGACTCCATAAGGCTCGTTAAGAGGTGCACCAAACCAGACAGGAAAGGTATGGTTATCAGTCACCCAGCGCTTCCTTTTATATGTCAGTGGTTTACTTATACACTTGAATAAGTAAACCATTGACATCCTGTTTTAGGATCTTGTCTTCTGTCAGTTCACTGTCTGCTGAGTGAGGTTACACTCTCAAGCATAAAGTCATTGCACAGGTGATTGTCAAAATGGTTACTTGGGTAGCAAGTAAACTGACTGCAGCGTTGCATAGCTGAGCAACTACAGAGCATTATTAGTAGATGGATAGCACTGATGATGAATCACTGATTGAATCTTCAGTGTTGACTTTATATGACCACAATCACAGCTTCAGATATAACCAATCTCTTTTAGCATGACATTTGGTGAATGGAGCAGGCCTGTTTCTATTTTAAAACCCTTGATGTAAAGAAAAACACACATTGATCAAGAAGACTCTTGTGAAGCTCTGTCTGGTTTTTCTGCCGTTGTCTGTGAAAGATTCTAATTGTACCATCTCTTCTGATCATTTCTAGAATTCCAGAAGATCGCCATGGCAACAGCGATTGGGTTTGCCATCATGGGCTTCATTGGGTTCTTTGTCAAGCTCATCCACATCCCCATCAACAACATCATTGTGTAAGTAGGACCACACCTTCAACATAGGACTAGACTGCATGACACACACCAGGAGTCAGACACTAGTCAGTACTTTATTATGTACATTATTGGGAGAAAACACCATTTAAGTCCATTTGGCTTTGTAGGTTAGTGTTGAAATTGGGTGATTTAGCTAAGGTGCACTAGTGTTACCAATCTACAAGCATCCAAAATGTgtaatgtaatcaaggtatgatgtGCATAGATGCATGTAGTAATGCCTTGGATGATAGGTCTGCATTAATATTAAACATACTGCTGTTTTCCAgcactttgatttgattgaatGCATCACATGCTCTATTTCAAATCAGAAGGAATAGTGGAGGACTGTAGACTTTGGGTGAGAAACTTAGTTAGCCTCTGTGGTCCTGTTCATCTGTTGTTCTTCTCTCTCAGGGGCGGCTGAACCTCTGGAGGTGTGATACAAGTACAGAACTACAATACCCAGTGACCTGAGACAGTGGGGAAACGTGgaatagtggtggtggggggggtgaaGGGATGtgatttttgtttttacattgtgTGCATTGTTTATTTGGCTGTGTTAATAAATTGAAGAAAAAGCTGCGCGTGATGTTGATTTATGTATGAGCTGTATATTGTGTGTACATCAcaggaggatggctcataatgtctggaatggagtggtATTAAAAACATGGAAACTATGTCTCATGTGTTTAATACCATTACTATGAGTCCAACCTCCCCGACTTAAGGTGCTGGGTTCCAAACTGTAAACTTGCACCCTACAATCCACCATTGAGTATGTGCTGGCAGAGGGTGGAGCACCCTGGTCAATTATGTAATTTCTTATCACTGCAGATGGCCATGCTCCAGAGCAACGGCTGGTCTGTAGTCACGGTTACAGGCTTCCTCTGGTTTCAGTGGCTGACTGGCTCGTAGGTGTTGGACGTGCTCACCAGCCTCCCGAACTGCAGAGCCTTGTTGTCTATAACACAGTCAGTAAGACATGCTCAGCCTGCAGAACCTGGTTGTCTATAACACAGTCAGTAAGACATGCTCAGCCTGCAGAATCTGGTTGTCTATAACACAGTAAGACATGCTCAGCCTGCAGAACCTGGTTATCTATAACAGTCAGTAAGACATGCTCAGCCTGCAGAACCTACAAGGTAATAGGGGAAAACACTTGAGGTAATGCAGGTTCATTGCAACCACACCACCGTTTACAAACACACAGTCTGTCCTTGTGTAACCCCAGGGTGGTCCAGTCAGACTGCTCCATGCTGTGTATTAAAGCACTCCGCTGGGACCAGGGGAACGGTGGAGGGTAATCTCGCACAGAGAGGGTTCACACATACAAAGACAAGCATTGTGTTTGACCGCTACATAACAGAACTGGGAACTGGTATGCCTCAAAGCAAACCTTCTGGACAGGAGACTTCCACCATAGAGCCAGCTGCATTAAGTTGAGGATTTTCAGGTTCTCTTTTCATGTGTCCATTGGAATTAATAAAATCATATTCTTCACTACATAAGTGTCGACTTCATTCATTACAATCGAAAGATGACGGGGGGGGGTGACACATCAAAACAAAGTGAGAGGACTGTAGCTAGGGTGATGATATCGGTCTTGGAGGTTACTGAAGACGTCATTAGATGTCATTAGATGAGGTGGTCCTGAGACTAGGTCGACAGGGACCTCGTTTGGCAAAATCCGGTATAGCCAGATGTTGCGTTTCTCCTTCCATCAGATCTCAATGAATTGTACAACTTAACTTATTGTCATGCCGTCTATCTAATATGAAGGATATGTTGAGCATGTTTGTGTACCTGAAGGGTTGATGTAAAAATGGGTTATACATGGACTGTCTGGATTATGCCATTGTGTAACATTGTCTTGTGATTTCAATAACCACACCTCTCGTTCCGTTGGGGACAAAGTTATTCTACCTCATAGCCCCATTCTACAGGCAGACAGGCTGAAACCGCATCCTATTCTACGACATCAACACTAACATCTCAGAATGACTTTGTTTGAAAAGTCTACTGGGATAGGAGAACAAAACATGTAGAATATTAAATTAGGTTATTGAAtgtgtatatataaaaataaaaaaatgtccacCATAATCACGTTTCCTGGATGGTACTAAACaacaagatcaaatcaaatgtcagGTGGCTGAATGCACATCAGCCTGACAAAACACCATCCTGCTACAAAAAACAGAACATCCATGGtgttaccctgtgttttgtgtgtgtgttgtaaacatccatggtgttaccctgtgttttgtgtgtgtgttgtaaacatccatggtgttaccctgtgttttgtgtgtgtgttgtaaacatccatggtgttaccctgtgttttgtgtgtgtgttgtaaacatccatggtgttaccctgtgttttgtgtgtgtgttgtaaatatccatggtgttaccctgtgttttgtgtgtgtgttgtaaacatccatggtgttaccctgtgttttgtgtgtgtgttgtaaatatccatggtgttaccctgtgttttgtgtgtgtgttgtaaacatccatggtgttaccctgtgttttgtgtgtgtgttgtaaatatCCATGGTGtcacactgtttgtgtgtgttgtaaacATCCACGGTGtcacactgtttgtgtgtgttgtaaacatccatggtgttaccctgtgttttgtgtgtgtgttgtaaacaTCCACGGTGtcacactgtttgtgtgtgttgtaaacATCCACGGTGTCACACTGTTTGTGTGCATGTTGTAAACATCCACGATGTCACACTGTTTGTGTGCATGTTGTAAACATCCACGATGTCACACTGTTTGTGTGCATGTTGTAAAcatccacaatgttacactgtgtttgtgtgcttgttgTAAATATCCATGgtgttacactgtgtttgtgtgcttgttgTAAACATCCATGTtgttacactgtgtttgtgtgcttgttgTAAATatccacaatgttacactgtATTTGTGTGCATGTTGTGAAcatccacaatgttacactgtgtttgtgtgcgtgttgtgagcatccacaatgttacactgtgtttgtgtgcgtgttgtgagcatccacaatgttacattgtgtttgtgtgcgtgttgtgagcatccacattgttacactgtgtttgtgtgcgtgttgtgagcatccacaatgttacactgtgtttgtgtgcgtgttgtgagcatccacaatgttacattgtgtttgtgtgcgtgttgtgagcatccacaatgttacactgtgtttgtgtgcgtgttgtgagcatccacaatgttacactgtgtttgtgtgcgtgttgtgagcatccacaatgttacactgtgtttgtgtgcttgttgTAAATatccacaatgttacactgtATTTGTGTGCATGTTGTGAAcatccacaatgttacactgtgtttgtgtgcgtgttgtgagcatccacaatgttacactgtgtttgtgtgcgtgttgtgagcatccacaatgttacattgtgtttgtgtgcgtgttgtgagcatccacaatgttacactgtgtttgtgtgcgtgttgtgagcatccacaatgttacactgtgtttgtgtgcgtgttgtgagcatccacaatgttacattgtgtttgtgtgcgtgttgtgagcatccacaatgttacactgtgtttgtgtgcgtgttgtgagcatccacaatgttacactgtgtttgtgtgcgtgttgtgagcatccaatgttaatgtgtttgtgtgcgtgttgtgagcatccacaatgttacactgtgtttgtgtgcgtgttgtgagcatccacaatgttacactgtgtttgtgtgcgtgttgtgagcatccacaatgttacactgtgtttgtgtgcgtgttgtgagcatccacaatgttacactgtgtttgtgtgcgtgttgtgagcatccacaatgttacactgtgtttgtgtgcgtgttgtgagcatccacaatgttacactgtgtttgtgtgcgtgttgtgagcatccacaatgttacactgtgtttgtgtgcgtgttgtgagcatccacaatgttacactgtgtttgtgtgcgtgttgtgagcatccacaatgttacactgtgtttgtgtgcgtgttgtgagcatccacaatgttacactgtgtttgtgtgcgtgttgtgagcatccacaatgttacactgtgtttgtgtgcgtgttgtgagcatccacaatgttacactgtgtttgtgtgcgtgttgtgagcatccacaatgttacactgtgtttgtgtgcgtgttgtgagcatccacaatgttacactgtgtttgtgtgcgtgttgtgagcatccacaatgttacactgtgtttgtgtgcgtgttgtgagcatccacaatgttacactgtgtttgtgtgcgtgttgtgagcatccacaatgttacactgtgtttgtgtgcgtgttgtgagcatccacaatgttacactgtgtttgtgtgcgtgttgtgagcatccacaatgttacactgtgtttgtgtgcgtgttgtgtttgtgtgcgtgttgtgagcatccacaatgttacactgtgtttgtgtgcgtgttgtgagcatccacaatgttacactgtgtttgtgtgcgtgttgtgagcatccacaatgttacactgtgtttgtgtgcgtgttgtgagcatccacaatgttacactgtgtttgtgtgcgtgttgtgagcatccacaatgttacactgtgtttgtgtgttgtgagcatccacaatgtgttgtgagcatccacaatgttacactgtgtttgtgtgcgtgttgtgagcatccacaatgttacactgtgtttgtgtgcgtgttgtgagcatccacaatgttacactgtgtttgtgtgcgtgttgtgagcatccacaatgttacactgtgtttgtgtgcgtgttgtgagcatccacaatgttacactgtgtttgtgtgcgtgttgtgagcatccacaatgttacactgtgtttgtgtgcgtgttgtgagcatccacaatgttacactgtgtttgtgtgcgtgttgtgagcatccacaatgttacactgtgtttgtgtgcgtgttgtgagcatccacaatgttacactgtgtttgtgtgcgtgttgtgagcatccacaatgttacactgtgtttgtgtgcgtgttgtgagcatccacaatgttacactgtgtttgtgtgcgtgttgtgagcatccacaatgttacactgtgtttgtgtgcgtgttgtgagcatccacaatgttacactgtgtttgtgtgcgtgttgtgagcatccacaatgttacactgtgtttgtgtgcgtgttgtgagcatccacaatgttacactgtgtttgtgtgcgtgttgtgagcatccacaatgttacactgtgtttgtgtgcgtgttgtgagcatccacaatgttacactgtgtttgtgtgcgtgttgtgagcatccacaatgttacactgtgtttgtgtgcgtgttgtgagcatccacaatgttacactgtgtttgtgtgcgtgttgtgagcatccacaatgttacactgtgtttgtgtgcgtgttgtgagcatccacaatgttacactgtgtttgtgtgcgtgttgtgagcatccacaatgttacactgtgtttgtgtgcgtgttgtgagcatccacaatgttacactgtgtttgtgtgcgtgttgtgagcatccacaatgttacactgtgtttgtgtgcg includes these proteins:
- the LOC135518512 gene encoding protein transport protein Sec61 subunit gamma, with the protein product MDQVMQFVEPSRQFVKDSIRLVKRCTKPDRKEFQKIAMATAIGFAIMGFIGFFVKLIHIPINNIIVGG